The genomic region ACCCAGAGCTGAATGAGTGTTTAACGCTCAGTGAGCTCTGTGTCCTCCGTGGTTAAATAAGATTATGAAAACATTTTCACTTCCATCAGAAGAACCCAAAGGCAGGCCTGATTTTCTTTCCACGCTGAATGAACAGCAGAGAAAGGCGGTCACCCATACCGATGGCCCATTGCTTATTGTAGCCGGCGCAGGTTCGGGGAAAACCCGGGTTCTCACTTACCGGATTGCCTATCTCCTTCAACAATACAAAGCCGCTCCTGAGCAAATTCTGGCCTTGACCTTCACTAACAAGGCTGCGCGTGAGATGAAGGATCGCATTCAAAATTTGATTGGAGATAAAGGCAAGAAATTATGGATGGGTACCTTTCATTCCATATTTTCAAAAATCCTGCGGTTTGAAGCCGATAAAATTGGCTATGGCTCTGATTTCACCATTTATGATTCCAATGACTCACAAATGGTGGTTAAACAAATTCTGCAAGAGCTGAATTTCGATCCTAAAGAAATCAAACCTAAAACCATTCACAACAAAATCAGTGATTCCAAAAACCAACTGATTACGGCAGATACCTACCAGAAAAAGTTCGTAAGCAGTACGCTGGATGATATCACGGCAAGGGTATACAAAATCTACAACAAGCGGCTCAAACAAAGTAACGCCATGGATTTTGATGACCTGTTGGTGAAGCCTATTGAGCTGTTTCAAGAACACCCCGACTTACTGGAAAAATACCAGGAACGCTTCAAGTATATTCTGATTGATGAGTATCAAGATACCAACCATGCCCAGTATAAAGTAACAAAGATGCTGGCAGCCAAGTATAGTAATATTTGTGTGGTTGGGGATGACGCCCAAAGTATTTATTCGTTTCGCGGAGCCGATATCTCTAACATTTTAAACTTCAAAGAAGATTACGAAAACGCTACACAAATTCCTTTGGAGCAGAACTACCGCTCTACCAAAGCTATCCTTCAGTGTGCCGACTCCATCATCAAACAAAACACAAAACAACTCCAAAAAACGCTTTGGACGGAACAAGAATATGGTGAAAGAATTACGGTTCTGGAAAATTTTGATGAACGGGATGAAGCCAATCGTGTAGCCAGCCATATTCAAAGCTTAAAAATGCAGCAAGGTTATCAAAATAATGACTTTGCCATTTTATATCGCACCAATTACCAGTCTCGGGTATTTGAGGAAGCATTACGTCGCAAGGATTTAACCTATCAGTTGGTGGGCGGACTCTCCTTCTACCAGAGAAAGGAAATTAAGGATGTACTGGCCTATCTCACCTTGCTGGTAAATCCACATGATGAAACGAATCTTCTTAGGATTATTAATGAGCCTTCACGGGGCATTGGAAACAAATCGATACAGGATTTATTAAAGAAAGCACGTGAAGAAGGCCGGTCAATGTGGAGTATTATACAACATGTAGAAGATCTGGACGTATATAAACCGGCTAAAGCAAGAGTCCGTGAATTTGTAAATATGATTGATAACCTCCGTCAGGATCTTGAAAATGGAGCATCGTTGGTTAATACCACAAAATCAATGTTAGAGCAGTCCGGGTATATGAAAGCTCTTGTTGAAGAAAATTCTCATGAATCCATGATGCGGAGAGAAAATATCATTGAGCTCCAAAATGCGATTTCCTATTTTGAGAAAGGAAAATCGAAAGCCTCCTTGAGTGCTTTTTTACAGGAAATCAGCCTTATCACCGATCAGGATAAATTTGACGAAAATAAACCGGCCATTACCCTGATGACGATTCATGCTTCAAAAGGACTTGAGTTTCCGGTTGTTTTTATAGTTGGGCTGGAAGAAAACCTCTTCCCCATGGGGGCTCGTGATAACTTTGATGTGGATATTGAAGAAGAAAGACGATTGTTTTATGTAGCGGTGACCCGGGCTGAAGAGCGATTATATTTTAGTCACTGCCGCAGCAGGTTTAAATTTGGTGAAGAAACCCGGCAAGCACGTTCCCGCTTTTTAGATGAAGTAGATGCCGGTGTGGTACAAACTGAAACCGGAGCCACCATTACCCAAAGGAAAGACCGTTTTGAAGATAAATCATTCAAAAATTCAGATTATGAAGTAGACTACGATTGGAAACAATCACGCACTAAAAAAACATATAAATCACCCTCTGCTACTATTCAATATGACTATGAGGATGGTGAGGATCCTTTTCAGGTTGGAACTAAGGTTATTCATAATAAATTTGGACCGGGGAAAATCATTTCCAGATCAGGATTAGGAACAGACGCTAAAGTTGTTGTATTTTTCAAGAGCAGAGGACAGAAAAAGCTCATGTTACGGGCAGCCCCATTACAGGTAATTGATTAGACATAAGGCTAAGAAGGACATTTACATGCGGCAGTTTATTTTTATACTGCTTTTACTATGTACTTATCCGGCGATCAGTTTTGCTCAGCCGGTATTTACACCAAGAAATTTAGCACTTGGTGGCGGGGGGAGTACTTACATTACCGATTATAATGCCAACTTTTATAATCCTGCCAACCTGATGATTCAGGACCGTGAAGGCAGGTTTTCAGTTGGAGCGGGGATTACGGGTATTTACCTGGATGGCATTCAAAACTATTCCGGGTTGGGATCTCAGTTTAAAAATGCTAAGGACTATCTTAAAGTTTATAATCCCGATAACACAGTAATTACAGCATCAGAAAGAAACGATATTATTGACGATAATTTCCCGGGGAAGACGACCCTGTCTGATAATCGATTACGTTATGATGCCACACTTTTAGGCATGAAATGGATTCGAAATAACCGGGCATTTTCTATTGCTTTTCGAACCCGAACTTCATCCAATTTCAGAGTGGGACAAGGATGGTATTCTGATTCTTTTAAAAGATCTCTAAATGATGAACTCATATTAGAACGGTCTCTTATTCACCGTTATCAAAGTCTGCATGAAGTTTCATTCGGATATGCAGAATCATTCCGTTTTTTGACCGGACTCACTTCCCGGTTGGATAATTTTATAATAGGTATTGCTCCAAAACTAGTGGTGGGAACCGGTTATCAAAATGCGGAATGGAATAATATCTATGAGCAACAAGATGATGGAGGCTCAATAAATCGTACACAAAGCTTCACTTATAATGCTTCGGGGCAATTTGGAGCAGCTACCTCTGCCTATATGAATGGAACTTCCGTGGCTGAAGCCAACGCTACGTATTTTTCAAATAACTCTTTTAATATTAATGGAATAGGTGCCGGATTAGACATTGGAGTCACCTATCTCATCACATTAGGAAGTGATTTGTCTGCCGTGAGGCGTAATCAGCAACTTACTAAACGCTCCCTCAGGCTTTCATTTGCTATGACAGATATTGGCTTTGTTTCTTATGATAATGATATTGCCTCTTTCTCCCTCCCCGCAGATACAACCATAGGAGCACAACTTCCCGGTACAACTGCAGATAATGCTTTTATCGGGGCACGAGGTCAATATACGGATTTCATTGAACGCTTCGGAGAAGATAATCCATTTACAGGAACCTTGACAGACAGAACTGCTTTTGCCACGCTTTTACCCATGTCCTTACATGGAGGAGCATTACTTGAAATCAACCGGCTTAAATTAATGGGAGATGTCAGTATAGGGCTTACCAATAATGCATTCAATTCAACTAAGCTGGTTTCTTCTTTTGGAATGGAACTGCGTCCTTTTACATTTCTTCCATTAAGGGGAGGAATTCAGTTCGAGGCACAACGACCTGATTTTATAAGCTTTGGAACTGCTGTTGAAACCAAGAAATGGGATTTATCTTTAGCCGCTATCTTTACCCCGACTTCATTTATTGAAGAACCTGCGATTACCGGGGCGGCAGCGGCAACTCTTCAATTTCACTTTTAAAGCCTGACACTTTGCCCTACTTTACTGACAGGCAGCGGGTGATTATGACGGTTTGTATAAGATGAATGAAATGGCTTCGTATTTGCCTTTATTAAATAAAACAAAAAATTTTGCAGACTATTTTATTCTATGAGACAACGCTTTGATTTATTTCAAGATTTAGATCAGTCAGACGATAACTTCGATGACTTTGAACAAGCTATTCCCTTAATGTCGGAAGAGGAAGAGAAAAAACTTACCGAAGCCGAAATCCCTGACTCACTCCCTATTTTACCTTTAAAGAATACCGTTTTATTTCCGGGAGTTGTCGTACCCATTACCGTTGGTCGTGACCGCTCTCTTGCCTTGGTTAAAGAAGCCTATGAAGGAGACAAAATTATAGGTGTGGTAACGCAAAAAAACGAAGACATAGAAGAGCCAGAATACAAAGACCTCCACACTATTGGGACGGTTGCACAAATTCTGAAGCTCATTAAGATGCCGGACGGAAGTAAAAGCATTGTAATTCAGGGTAAATCAAACTTTAAAGTAAAAGATTTTACTCAAAGTGATCCCTATTTTAAGGCGGATGTGGAAGCATATCCTAAAGAAATGGATATTGAAGGATTGGAACTTGATGCTTCAGTACGAAACATCAAAGAGACTGCTAGCAAGATTATCAATATGTCTCCAAACATTCCTTCGGAAGCCTCAATCGCTGTTAACAACATAAACAGCCCTACATTTTTACTGAATTTCATTTCTTCCAACCTGAATGTTTCCGTTTCCGATAAACAATCGCTGCTGGAGATTCGCAAGTTCTCAGAGAATTTGGATAAAGTGATGGAATTCCTGGAAAAAGAAGTCCAGGTACTGGATATGAGTGAAAAAATCCGAACCAAGGTAAAGTCGGATATCGACGACCAGCAACGTGAGTTTTACCTTCGCCAACAAATGAAAGCTATACAAGAAGAATTGGGCGAAGACGCTGAACAACAGGATATAGAAAAACTCCGGGAACGTCTGGCGAAGAAAAAACTACCGGAAGAGGCCAAGGAAACTGTTCAGAAAGAATTACAAAGGCTGGAAATGACGCCAAATGCCTCTCCAAATTATGGCATTATCTACAGTTATGTAGAATGGATTTTAGATCTTCCCTGGGAAGAATTTTCTGAAGATAAGCTGGATCTGAAGTATGCCCGAAAAGTTCTCGATGAAGATCACTACGGCCTGGAGAAAGTTAAAAAGAGAATTGTAGAATACCTGGCCGTACTGAAGCTAAAGAAAGACATGAAGGCTCCTATTCTTTGCTTCTATGGCCCTCCCGGTGTTGGTAAGACCTCTTTGGGTAAATCTATTGCTCGGGCTTTAAATCGTGAATTTGAGCGTTTCAGCTTAGGTGGTATTCGAGATGAAGCCGAGGTTCGCGGACACCGCAGGACATATATAGGTGCTTTACCCGGAAGAATTATTCGATCCATGAAAAAAGCCGGAAAAGGAAACCCGGTAATCATGCTGGATGAAATTGATAAAGTGGGAGCCGATTATCGCGGAGACCCTACCTCTGCCCTGCTTGAAGTTCTTGACCCTGAGCAAAACAATACATTCACTGATAATTATTTGGAGCTGGAATATGATCTCTCTAAGGTTATGTTTATAGCTACTGCCAATTCCCTGGATACCATTCCCGCTCCGCTTAAGGATCGTATGGAAATTATCAATATCAGTGGATATACCCTTGAAGAGAAAACTCAGATTGCCAAAAAGTACCTGATTCCTAAACAAGTTGAAGAAAACGGTTTGAAGAAAGACCAAATTTCTTTTACCGATGACGCTATTGAACGTATTATTGATCAATACACTAGAGAATCCGGTGTTCGTAACTTAGAACGACAAATAGCCGGTGTATGTCGCGGGGTAGCAGCAAAAATTGCGTCTGATGAAATCGAGAATTTCGATGTAGATGGTGAGGATATTGAAGAATATCTCGGTAAACGTAAATTCTTTAGTGATGCTGCAGAACGAACAACAGTACCCGGCGTAGCTACCGGTTTGGCCTGGACACCTTACGGAGGTGACATCCTGTTTATTGAAGCAAGTGTTTCCAAAGGATCAGGTAAATTAAATATTACCGGGCAACTGGGTGATGTAATGAAAGAGTCGGCCATGCTTGCAATTTCTTACTTGAAAGCTCATTCGGATAAAGTGGGAATTCCTGAAGAAGCCTTTAAATACTGGGATTTGCATGTGCACGTTCCCGCAGGTGCAGTACCCAAAGACGGACCCTCTGCCGGTGTATCGCTGATGTCCGCTATAGCTTCTATCTTCACTCAACGAAAAGTTAAGGGAACCATAGCATTGACCGGTGAAATCACCCTTCGAGGTTTAGTTCTGCCTGTAGGCGGAATTAAAGAAAAGGTATTAGCGGCGAAGCGGGCAGGAATTAAACAAGTTCTGCTTCCTAAAAAGAATGAAAAAGATGTAGCTGAAATAGAGAAAGATGTTATCGGCGACCTAGAGGTTCAATATCTTGAACGCATGGAACCCTTGCTTGATATTATCCTGGAAGACAAGCCGGTGCAAGATCCCTTCGAATTCTTTCAAGTCAGTGATGCCCATAAAGCTGCTGTCAGTGGTAATAATGGAAAGATGCCTTCTGAGGATGCGGAGATTATTAGCGAAAAGAAGGATTCATAAATAAATCTCCGGATTCTGCAAAAGAAGTTAGAGCATGGGAAAAGCTATTCTTATAAAAGAATAGCTTTTTTTACACCTTTGGTAAATCTAGGCATACCTTTGAGCCGACCCCAATACCCACATTTCTTTCCCATTATTCAACGATCTAACTATCAATGCTCACTGGTCATGATAAATAAAGGCTGCATTTCGAAACTCTTATAAAAAGGCCTTAGCCGCTCAGTATTATAGTGACGGTTTACATTAACTACCTTCTTCTTACTGATAACTATATCAACCGGGACATTATCATAGCGGCCGTTTTTCAGCACTACAAGCCTCCCATGAATTTTTTCCAGGATCAAATCCAGGGCAAGGTTTCCATAAGCCATAGGTACAATGGAGTCAATAGCATCAGGATCTCCCCCCCGCACCAGGTATCCCAGTTTTTGATTAATAATATTTACCACTTTTCCTTTGTTGAATTTGGGAGATAGTCGTTTTAATTCTTCAGAAATCAAATCTCCTATGCCTCCTAGTTTTTTGTGGCCGTAAGCATCTGTGGTAGCATCCTGAAATATCATTTCTCCTCCACTAAACATGGCACCTTCCGAAACCAATAACATTGAATAATTACTTGGGTTCAAATTGCGGTCGTAACTCATTAATTCTGCAAGATGCTCAATTTCAAATTCATGTTCAGGAATTACACATCTGTTTGCAGCTCCGGCCATGGTTGGCAGCATTGCTGTGAATCCTGCATATCTTCCAAATACTTCCATTACCAGGAAACGCTCATGTGATCCTGCTGACGTCCTCAAGCTATTTGCATGCTGAATAGTCCGGGTAACACACGTGCTGAAACCGATACAATAATCGGTACCTGGTACATCATTATCCATGGTTTTGGGGATGGCGATTATTTTAACCCCTTTACTGTACAAATGAACTCCATAACTCAGCGTATCATCACCTCCTATGGGGATCAGGTAATCAACGCCTATCCACTCCAGGTTTTTTAATACCTCAGGTGTTAAATCATTTATTTCTTCACTGTATTTATCTTTTAAAAAATCCGGGATCTGGCTTTTTTTTACATGACTGGGACGGGTTCTGGACGTATGCAAAAAAGTGCCACCCGTTCTGCCCGCTTTGTTTACAATATCTTCTGAAAGTTCTCTAAAATTATTACTGTTATCGTATTTTTTATCTCTTACAATGTCGATAAGCCCTGCCCAACCCCGCCTGAAACCAATTACTCTATATCCCTCGCGAATTGCACGAATGGTAACTCCCCGTATTGCAGGGTTAAGCCCCGGCACATCACCTCCGCCGGTTAAAATGCCAATCGTTCCTTTATAGGTTACTTTCTTTGCCATACTGTCTCCATTTTAGGTGAACCCCATCAGAGCATACCATTACAATATGAAGCAATGATGAAAACTTCCTACTGAGCCCATACTTCATAATATCTTCAAATAGTTATTATATAAATAATGTAATCATCCCGGACTGAAAAGAGGACGTATGAAAAAAAGAATAGTAATAGTCGGGTCCAGCTTTGCAGGGTATAGTGCAGCCATTACTTTAGCAAAACTTCTTTCCGGTAAACATGAAATTATTGTAATTGACAGAAAGCCCGAGTTCATATTTTTACCTTCTTTTGTGTGGTATCCATTTGGAGATAAAAGCGTAGATAATATTTCTTTTGATGCCCGCCCTATTTATAAGGACCTTGGCATTAGATTTATTCAGGAAAATATTTATGGGTTTGATCTTAGCGACCAGCTTATCTATCTCCATGACCAGGAGATTCACTACGACTATCTAATTATTGCTACCGGTTCACGCCCCCGGTATGAAAGCATAAAGGGCCTCTATCCGGGTGAAAATTCCTGGTCTATAAGCGATCTTGAAAATGCTATTAAAACAAGAAGTGCCTGGAAAGCTTTTCTTAAAAATCCCGGGCCAATAGTTATTGGAGCCGCTCAATGGGCCGGTTATTTTTTTGCTGCTTATGAGTTTCTTTTCAATACCGTATATCAACTGGATAAGAATAAGCTGTTAGGAAAAATCCCGCTTCATTTCATTACCCCGGAACCTTATTTAAGCCATTTCGGAATTGGAGGGTTTGGAAGCAAACCGGAAGATGTAGAAAAATTTATCCGGAATTTACAAATTAATGCACACGTAAATTCAGAAGTACATCTGGTAAAACCACATGAAGTGATATTGGAAGACGGAACTCATTTAGAAACTGATTTTACTATGATTATTCCACAGTTTATTGGTGTTGATGCTGTAAGAACTACACGTAAACTGGCTGACGAATTTGGGTTAATTAAAGTAACAGAGGAATTTTATCACCCACAATTTCCAAATGTATATGCGGCAGGAGGTGCAGTCTCGATACCACAGCTTAATGAAACGACCATTGGACTAGATGTCCCTCGCACCCGCTCTACTTCTGAAATCATGGCAAAGTCTGCTGCACTTAATATTGCTTCCGAGTTGGAAGGCGGAAGCCGTGTTTCAATATCCACACAAAAATTATACGAATACTGCCGAAAAGACATGCAGTATTTAGACCATATGATTGCTGAGAGTAGCACTGAAGGCACAAAATCTCTTGCATACATTGCGAACAGAGCACAGGAAAGGTGGGCGGAACACTCAATGAAAAAATATATTGAGTCTTCTATTACAAAGGACTTTCTTGGGATATAGTTTTTTATAAAAATACCTCCCTTTTTATAAACCAAATTTATCTCCTTGTTAATCCCCTATCCTTCCTTATTTTTGACGCATGAAAAAAGGACGTGTTATACAATCAACCGGCAGCTGGTATCTTGTGGATACCGGAGATAAAATTGTTGAGTCTCGATTACCCGGCCGTTTCAGGCTTGAAGAGAAGGAAGTGACCAACCCCCTTGCTGTGGGTGATTGGGTAGATTTCAACCTAAATGATGATGGTTCCGGGAACATTGAGAAGATCCATAAACGGGAAAACTATATAACCCGTCAGGCTACCCATGGAAAGAGAGGTGAACAAATACTGGTTTCCAATCTGGACCAAGCCTGTGTAGTACAATCCATCAAACAACCCAGGTTGAAGGAAGGTTTTATAGATCGTTTTTTAGTGACTTGTGAAGCCTATGAAGTTAATCCTGTAATCATTATCAATAAAATGGATTTAGCCAAAAGCGGAGGAAAAGCTTTGGCCGAAGAACTCAAAGAGCTATATACTGAATTGGGTTATAAATGCTTACTGACCAGTATTGAAGATGAATTATCACTTAAATCAGTCCGGGCATTACTCAAAGATAAAACATCTGCTTTTATCGGGCCTTCGGGAGTTGGAAAAACCAGTTTAATCAACGCTATTGATCCTTCCTACAATTTAAAAGTGAATGAAGTTTCTGATTTTTCAAGTAAAGGAAAGCACACCACGACTTTTGCCCGGTTGATACCACTTAGTTTCGGGGGGTATATAGCTGACACACCCGGAATTCGTGAATTTGGTCTTGTAAATATCGAACCTTGGGAACTCTCCCTTTTTTTTCCTGAAATGTTGGAGCCGAGAGAAAATTGTCAATTCAGCAATTGTACACACGCTCACGAACCTAAATGTGGAGTGGCAGATGCTTTTGAAAAAGGTGAAATTGCTGCCAGCAGGTATCAATCGTATCTAAATATGCTTGATTCACTGTAAAAACAAATATTAAGATACTCAAAAAAGGGTATACCGTCTCTCCTAAATAATGCAGATATTAGCAAGCAACATTTAACAAATTTCAAGGAGTACAAATGTTTAACGGTTACCAAAAAATAATAAAATACCTATGTGCCCTACTCATCCTGGGGATCACTACAGTCGGTACAACTCATGCCCAATTAAATGACATTGGAGCTTTTCTACAAGCTGGTGCTGATGATGCCACCATTTTAACCAAAGAATATCTTAAGCCATTTCCAACAGGATTTGGAACCGGACTCAACGCAGGTTGGACTGAAAGTGCAGCACCTAAAAAAACTTTGGGCTTTAGTCTTCAAATACGTCCCTCAATTGCAGTAGTACCCGGATCAGATCAATCATTTGATATATCTTCTCTTGGTCTGGATAAAATTGTAGTTGCAGCCGGAGAAGATCCGGTTACCTCTACTATTTCCGGCTCCAAAGGAAGCGGACCTTTATTGGAAATTTATGACGACCCCAATTCCAACAATCCCCAGAAGCTCGGTGAGTTTAACATGCCGGGAGGAACCGGATTTTCATTTGTACCTGCTCCTGTGGTGCAGGCAAGCATCGGACTGGTAAAGAAAACCGATCTTACACTGCGTTATTTTCCTGAAACAGAAATTGGTGATTTCGGCAGCTTCAGCATAATTGGAGGAGCGGTAAAACACGAGATTTCCCAATGGTTGCCAGGCAGTAAATTGTTACCTGTAGATATTTCTTTGATGCTTGGATATAACCGAATTGGTGTTGATGCAGGTTTAGATCTTCAGGAAACAGGTACCAGAGATCCAAATGATCCTACCCTTACTTCTAATCCTAATCCGGATTTTGACTCACAAAAAGTTGTCACCACAACTGAGACATTTGTTTTTAATGCATTGGTTGGTAAATCTCTACCGTTAATCAGTGTTTATGGTGGGCTGGGATACCAAAAAGCTACTTTTGATCTAAGTGTAAACGGAGATTACCCTGTATCTTCTTATAATCCAATAACCCCGGGAGACGACTACATTGTAGTATCTGATCCAATTTCTTTCTCTTTGGACAGTAAAAGTTCCGCGCATGCACTTGCCGGCTTTAGACTTCGTCTGGGAATCCTGGCCATTTACGGTGAAGCTACCTTAGCAAACTATTTTACCGCAAATGCCGGTATTGGTATTAGCTTTAGATAAGCTGCACAAATAACATTCATATATAAAAAAGGCACTCAACGAGTGCCTTTTTTATATCAAATTTTTTACTGATTATTCTAATTATCAATCTTATGGTTAGCTAAAACCGGAGAATCCACTATATCATCGGTTTCAATCAGTCCATCTCTCAGTCGAATGATACGCCGTGCATGATCGGCAATTTCCTGCTCGTGAGTTACCACAATTATGGTATTACCCTGTTGATAAAGCTCTTCGAACAATAACATAATCTCTTCCCCTGTTTTGGTATCCAGGTTACCCGTAGGCTCATCGGCAAGTAAAATAGAGGGATTATTCACTAATGCCCGCGCAATGGCTACACGCTGGCGCTGACCGCCTGAAAGCTCATTTGGCTTGTGGTCTACCCGATCCCCAAGCCCAACTTTTGTTAATACTTCAGTTGCTCGTTTTTTGCGTTCTGCCGATTTCATTCCTGCATAAATCAACGGAAGTTCAGCATTTCCCAGGCATGATGTTCTTGGCAACAAGTTAAAAGTCTGAAACACGAAACCGATTTCCCGGTTACGAACTTCAGCCAGTTCTGCATCATCCATTTGGCTTACTTTGTTGTTATTAAGGACATATTCTCCGGATGTTGGGGTATCCAGGCAGCCAATCATATTCATCAGGGTAGACTTACCGGAACCGGATGGCCCCATAATGGCAATGTATTCATTTTCTTTTATATCAAAGCTTACCCCTGCAAGAGCGTGTACTTCTGTTTGCCCCATTTGGTATACTTTGGTTAAATTTGTGATCTGTATAACCGGTTGTTCAGACATAAATTCAATTAGTTAAATGTAGAAACTTTATTATTTACAGTGACTTTATCACCGTCATTCAAAAGGTTAGAAAGTGTTCGATAACTGCCAATTACTACTTCCTCCCCTGCTTCCAATCCCGACAGAATTTGGATGTGTGAATTGTCACTGATTCCAGTTTCCACTTCTTTTCGAATTGCTTTTCCATCCTCTATCACAAAAACAACTTTGCGCATATCTTCTTCCCTGATAATCAAGTCATCATCCTGGCTGTTGGCAAGCATAATTTCCGCTGAATCCTCTGTTTCCCCATTTTCAGAAGTTTGATCTTTAGCAAAATCTCGAACTGTAACCGCTTGTATTGGCACTGAAACCACATTTACGGCTGTTTGTGTTTCTATATCAATGGTAGCAGACATCCCAGGTCTGAAATTTGGAACAAAGCTTTCTTCCGGTCCTTCTGAGGCTTCATTGCGGACCATCTGTTCGGGGCTGCTGTCTATATTGTGTGGGGTAATAATTCTAACCTTTACCTGATAGTTGGTTACTTGCTCATTGGTGCCACTTCCTGTTATTTGGGCAGAATTAGCAATCTCTGTAACTACTCCGTTAAATTTCCGTTCCGGATACGCATCCACTTCAATTCTTGAAGTATCCGCATAGTCTACATTAACAATATCATTTTCATTAACCTCTACAAGTACTTCCATTCGATCCAGCAATGATACCCGCATCATCTCCGTACCGGCCATTTGTGCATTACCCAGCACTCTTTCACCTTCTTCAACAGTTAAGCCCGTAACTGTACCATTTTGAGGAGCTCGTATCACCGTTTGCTCAAGCTCTTCCTGTGCCTGGCGTAATTGAGCCTGGGCACTTTGTATTTGATACTCAGCCGCTTTGAGACTTGCTTTTTGGGAATCAAATTCCGATTTGGACTGAATGTACTCCATTTCAGAAATCAAGTCTTTCTCATATAAGGTATTGTCTCGCTGGTAAGCAGCTTCTGCTCGAATCAAAGCTGCACGAGTCTG from Gracilimonas sp. harbors:
- a CDS encoding ATP-dependent helicase; protein product: MKTFSLPSEEPKGRPDFLSTLNEQQRKAVTHTDGPLLIVAGAGSGKTRVLTYRIAYLLQQYKAAPEQILALTFTNKAAREMKDRIQNLIGDKGKKLWMGTFHSIFSKILRFEADKIGYGSDFTIYDSNDSQMVVKQILQELNFDPKEIKPKTIHNKISDSKNQLITADTYQKKFVSSTLDDITARVYKIYNKRLKQSNAMDFDDLLVKPIELFQEHPDLLEKYQERFKYILIDEYQDTNHAQYKVTKMLAAKYSNICVVGDDAQSIYSFRGADISNILNFKEDYENATQIPLEQNYRSTKAILQCADSIIKQNTKQLQKTLWTEQEYGERITVLENFDERDEANRVASHIQSLKMQQGYQNNDFAILYRTNYQSRVFEEALRRKDLTYQLVGGLSFYQRKEIKDVLAYLTLLVNPHDETNLLRIINEPSRGIGNKSIQDLLKKAREEGRSMWSIIQHVEDLDVYKPAKARVREFVNMIDNLRQDLENGASLVNTTKSMLEQSGYMKALVEENSHESMMRRENIIELQNAISYFEKGKSKASLSAFLQEISLITDQDKFDENKPAITLMTIHASKGLEFPVVFIVGLEENLFPMGARDNFDVDIEEERRLFYVAVTRAEERLYFSHCRSRFKFGEETRQARSRFLDEVDAGVVQTETGATITQRKDRFEDKSFKNSDYEVDYDWKQSRTKKTYKSPSATIQYDYEDGEDPFQVGTKVIHNKFGPGKIISRSGLGTDAKVVVFFKSRGQKKLMLRAAPLQVID
- a CDS encoding DUF5723 family protein — encoded protein: MRQFIFILLLLCTYPAISFAQPVFTPRNLALGGGGSTYITDYNANFYNPANLMIQDREGRFSVGAGITGIYLDGIQNYSGLGSQFKNAKDYLKVYNPDNTVITASERNDIIDDNFPGKTTLSDNRLRYDATLLGMKWIRNNRAFSIAFRTRTSSNFRVGQGWYSDSFKRSLNDELILERSLIHRYQSLHEVSFGYAESFRFLTGLTSRLDNFIIGIAPKLVVGTGYQNAEWNNIYEQQDDGGSINRTQSFTYNASGQFGAATSAYMNGTSVAEANATYFSNNSFNINGIGAGLDIGVTYLITLGSDLSAVRRNQQLTKRSLRLSFAMTDIGFVSYDNDIASFSLPADTTIGAQLPGTTADNAFIGARGQYTDFIERFGEDNPFTGTLTDRTAFATLLPMSLHGGALLEINRLKLMGDVSIGLTNNAFNSTKLVSSFGMELRPFTFLPLRGGIQFEAQRPDFISFGTAVETKKWDLSLAAIFTPTSFIEEPAITGAAAATLQFHF
- the lon gene encoding endopeptidase La, which encodes MRQRFDLFQDLDQSDDNFDDFEQAIPLMSEEEEKKLTEAEIPDSLPILPLKNTVLFPGVVVPITVGRDRSLALVKEAYEGDKIIGVVTQKNEDIEEPEYKDLHTIGTVAQILKLIKMPDGSKSIVIQGKSNFKVKDFTQSDPYFKADVEAYPKEMDIEGLELDASVRNIKETASKIINMSPNIPSEASIAVNNINSPTFLLNFISSNLNVSVSDKQSLLEIRKFSENLDKVMEFLEKEVQVLDMSEKIRTKVKSDIDDQQREFYLRQQMKAIQEELGEDAEQQDIEKLRERLAKKKLPEEAKETVQKELQRLEMTPNASPNYGIIYSYVEWILDLPWEEFSEDKLDLKYARKVLDEDHYGLEKVKKRIVEYLAVLKLKKDMKAPILCFYGPPGVGKTSLGKSIARALNREFERFSLGGIRDEAEVRGHRRTYIGALPGRIIRSMKKAGKGNPVIMLDEIDKVGADYRGDPTSALLEVLDPEQNNTFTDNYLELEYDLSKVMFIATANSLDTIPAPLKDRMEIINISGYTLEEKTQIAKKYLIPKQVEENGLKKDQISFTDDAIERIIDQYTRESGVRNLERQIAGVCRGVAAKIASDEIENFDVDGEDIEEYLGKRKFFSDAAERTTVPGVATGLAWTPYGGDILFIEASVSKGSGKLNITGQLGDVMKESAMLAISYLKAHSDKVGIPEEAFKYWDLHVHVPAGAVPKDGPSAGVSLMSAIASIFTQRKVKGTIALTGEITLRGLVLPVGGIKEKVLAAKRAGIKQVLLPKKNEKDVAEIEKDVIGDLEVQYLERMEPLLDIILEDKPVQDPFEFFQVSDAHKAAVSGNNGKMPSEDAEIISEKKDS
- a CDS encoding 6-phosphofructokinase, with the protein product MAKKVTYKGTIGILTGGGDVPGLNPAIRGVTIRAIREGYRVIGFRRGWAGLIDIVRDKKYDNSNNFRELSEDIVNKAGRTGGTFLHTSRTRPSHVKKSQIPDFLKDKYSEEINDLTPEVLKNLEWIGVDYLIPIGGDDTLSYGVHLYSKGVKIIAIPKTMDNDVPGTDYCIGFSTCVTRTIQHANSLRTSAGSHERFLVMEVFGRYAGFTAMLPTMAGAANRCVIPEHEFEIEHLAELMSYDRNLNPSNYSMLLVSEGAMFSGGEMIFQDATTDAYGHKKLGGIGDLISEELKRLSPKFNKGKVVNIINQKLGYLVRGGDPDAIDSIVPMAYGNLALDLILEKIHGRLVVLKNGRYDNVPVDIVISKKKVVNVNRHYNTERLRPFYKSFEMQPLFIMTSEH